TTAAACTCCTATTAACTTGATTAAATATAAATGAAAAATTAAGAATAACTTCATAATCAGATTAATAAATTTATCTTTTTTTGTTTTTGATAAATAAACTTTTGAATTAGAAAAAATCTGTAGCTTACATATAACAGGAACATTAACAACAACTTTAGATTTTTGAGTGGAGATAAGAATTGTGCTATTAACTTTTATTGTCAATAAAAAAATGGTTTTTCCACTTGTGTTTAATGTTGATAGATCATTTAAAAAAATAACTAATCACAGCAATTAATATTATTAGCAACAATAAAATTAAACCTAACCTTTTAGTATATTTCTTATCCAATAAACTTTTATCAAAAGCTGCTGAAAAAGAACGAGTAATAATACTTTTTCTCACTGGACCACGTAAAGTTTTTAGTTTCCTATCCTGTTTTAATTGTTCACGCCTGAGTTTCTGTTCTCTTAATTTTGATTTTTCACTCGTCAATTGAACTTCTCTAAGTGATTTATTCAATAGTTCATTGGATAACATTTCAATTACTTCTTCAGGAGGTTCTACTTTATCTGGGATTTCTTTCAGCAAATCAAAAAACAAAATTAGTCTTAAATACATATCACCACAGCTTTCGCATTTTTGTATATGATTATTAACTAACTTTTTAGTTTGATCATCAAGCAATTCATCAACAAAATCATGAAGAAATATTTTTACTTCTCCGCAGGTTATTTGCATATTTTACTAATTATATAATTTCTTGTTTCTATTAATTTTGCTTTTATATCGTCAATTGTATCGGTTTCAAGATAGTTTGCAATTTCTTCATAAGTATATCCTTCGAGATCATGTAATATAAATATAATTCTTCTTTCATAGTCCAGATTCATAATAAGTAATTCTAAGTTTTTCAATTTATCATCTGTAAGTTCAATTTCTTTATTGGGAATCACTAAACGATTAACGTGCTGAATAGCAAACTTTATGGCAATATCTTTTATCCACAAAGCAAAGGAAATCTTGTAATCATAATATTTAATATTTTCCCATGCTTGAAGAAATGTTTTAACAGCAATCTTTTTGCTTAACTCATAATCTAAAGTTAAATAGTAAATTACAGTAAATACATTCTTCAAATTTATTTCGCATAAATCAAAAAATGCACTCTTTCTACCTGCTTGCGAAAGTTCGATAAGATAATTTACATAGTTTGTGTTTTCAGAAAATAATTTCATTTAATCTATTTGTAATAATTACCAATTATACTTTTTCATAAACTTTAAATTATTGCGAATACATTTATAATTTTAATTCACAACGTATATGCATATTGCTTAATATTATCAATAAAATCAATAAAAAAGAAATTAATTATTTAATGCTTTCCATTCATTTATAAAAGTATATAAGTGATTTATTTCTATTAGAATCTTGCAGATAATTTGATTTGATTCATTCATATTGGTATTCTAATAAACTTTCTCAATAATTAAAAATAACAGTTTTATTATGCAATGGTAAACATATCCTTCGTATGTTATGATATGAATAAAAATTTTATCCTTCAAGTAAAGAATTTATGGTTATAAATTGAATTATGATTTAAATTTGTTTCAGGTTATAAAAAAATATTTAAAAGAATCATGGAGCAAAAAACTATTTTAATAACTGGTTCTACTGATGGAATTGGAAAACAAGTTGCAATTGAACTTGCCAGATTAGGTCACAGAATAATTTTACATGGAAGAAATATCTCAAAAGTTAATCAAACAGCAAAAGAAATAAATGAATTGACAAATAATTCAAAATTAGAAGAATATGTTGCAGATTTCACTTCATTTAAGGAAGTTAAAGAAATGGCATTAAAACTCAAGAATAAATTTGATTGTATAGATGTATTAATAAACAACGCTGGCGTTTATATGAATAAAAAAATAATTACAGAAGATGGCTATGAAACAACTTTTCAGGTTAACCATCTTTCTCACTTTTTATTAACAAATCTTTTAATTGATTTAATAAAATTCAGTTCACAGGGGAGAATAATTAATGTAAGTTCAATTGCACATCAAAGTGCAGATTTTGATTTAGAAAATTTAAATGGTGAAAAATATTTTTCTCCTTACAATGCATATGCAGTATCAAAATTTGCTAATATTTTATTTACAAAAAAACTTGCAGAATATTTAAATGAAACAAAAATTACAGTAAATGCACTTCATCCTGGAGTGATTTCAACAAAATTGTTGAGAGCTGGTTTTAATATTTCAGGGGCATCTGTTAAAAAGGGGGCAGAAACACCCGTATACTTAGCAATTTCACCAGAAGTTGAAAATATCAGTGGCGAATATTTTATTGATAAAAGAATTGAAAAAACTCATCCTGACACTTATAACGAATTTCTACTTACTGAATTCTGGAATATTAGTGCTAAAATGGTCGGCTTAGATAATATTACTTAATTGTTGAACGATCTGCTTTGAATTTTATCTCATACTTTTTAGAGTAAGCATTTTCAAATAATGTTAAATTCATTCTTACACCTGGACCTTGAATTTTAAAGTCGCCAACATTTAGAGTATCAATTTTCATATTTTGTTTTCCACATTCAGTAAGAAAATTGCTAAGAGCATTTTTAGCTTCTTTTTCTGAATTATACATAAAATCAACTTGAATTTGATACACTCCTTCTTTATCTGCTATAAAAGCCATTCTTGAATTTTTTGTTTGATAATAAATGCATTCCATATAAGGATTTGATTTGTCGTGATGTAATGGCTTACCAAATTTTTTTATAACTTCCTGAGAATTTTTTCCAATAAACTGGCAGAGAGAAATATCTTGAGAATAAAGCAAACCCTGGAAGAAGAAGAGAAATGTTGCTAAAAAACACAATTTGTTTTTCATAGCAACCTCTTCAAAATATTTATATAAAATACTCTTACTCTAACTCAAGATCAAAGTATCTTAAAAGAACTATAATCACATAATAAATTTTACAACATTTTAGAATTAACTTCAACACAAATCAAATTTCAATGCGGGTTATTACACCGTGCAGTTTTTGATAAGGAAGGTCCAAGAACTGAACAAAATTTGGAGTAATTCTTTTAATTAGTGAAAATATCTTCAAAGTAGCTTTTTTAGTATGAACATCATCAACACCATAGAACATAACTTTTGGTTCAATTTGAAGTTCTTTTAAAACTTTCATAACATCCACTTTTTCTTGATATCCTATTTGAACTTCAAGTCCAGATAATCCTTCTGTTATTTCAGGCTCGAATAGTTTTTGCATACCAAAAGGTTTATCCATTGTTGCTATTGAAATTAAAATATTATGTTCATAAATAATATTACTACTAATTGTGCAATGAACCATATAGGGAGGAATTGTATCAAGATCTTTAGTAAAGAACAATGCTGTACCAGGCAATACATTACCTGTTGCATAGAGTTGATCAAAACTCGTAATAAAAGTATCGATTGGGAGTGCTCTAAATGCTTTATGCACAGCTCTATTTCCACCTGTCCAAATTCTAATAGTTAATAAAGGTATAAGAGCAATAATTATTGACCAGTAACCACCATGTGGAATTTTGAATATGACTGCAACAAGAAAAATTAAATTAACTGTAAAAACAAATAAAGCAATTGCCACTTTCCATTTTATCTTAAATCTATAAAAAATCCATATCATGAAGAATGTGCTGATTGCCATTGTCATTGTAACAGCAAAACCATAAGCTGCTGCTAAGTTTTGTGATTTACGGAAAATCAAAATCATTAAAATTACTGCAACCAGTAAAATCCAATTAACAGCAGCAATATAAATTTGTGATTTTAAATGCGTTGAAGTATACTTAACACGCATCAAAGGAAAGATATAAGTACGAATACCTTGATAAACCAGCGAAAACATTGCAGAGATCATTGCTTGAGAAGCAATTATTGTTGCCATCAATGTAAGAATTAAAAAAGGTATATATAAAAACTGAGCTTGCGATTTAATCATAGTAAATAGAATATTGAAATTATTATATTTCCCGACATGTTCTAAAAGAAATGCTCCCTGTCCAAAATAATTTATAACAAGAGCGAAAAATACAATGTACCATGCTCTTCTAATAGGTTCTCGTCCTAAATGCCCCATATCAGCATAAATTGCTTCTCCACCAGTTGCACACAGAATAACTTCTGATAAAACAAAGAATCCTGTAATTCCATTATGTGTCATAAATTCAATAGCATAATAAGGACTTATCGCAGTAAGAACTTGAGGATTTTTAAATAAAGATATAGCTCCTGAGAGAAAAAGAGATAAAAACCATAAAAGCATTATAGGTCCAAAAGAAGCTGCTACTTTATCCGTTCCTCTTGACTGTACAGAAAATAGAAATAATGTAATGATAATTGTAATAAGTACAATAGTACTTTGTTCAATGTGACCTATTCCAGGTATTAATTCTAAGCCTTCAACTGCTGAAAGTATACTTATTGCAGGTGTTATAACTCCATCGCCCATCAATAATGAGACGCCTACATATCCAAGAAAAGTAATAAAAACAATCGAACGCCCTCTTTTAATTGAACTACGGAGTATCTCTTTTAAAACAATTATACCACCTTCACCTTTAGAACTAAGACTCATTGCTAAAAAAGTATACTCAATTGTAACAAGAATTATTAATGTCCAGAAAACAAGTGATAGAATCCCAAGGACATTTTGAAATGTAGGTGGCGTGATAATAAATATTACGGTTAAAGTATAAATGGGACTTGTACCAATATCTCCAAATACAAGTCCCATTGCTTTAAGAATTTCTAAGCTCTCTTTAAGTTTTTTGGAGTTACTATTCACCAATGGAAGATTTTTTTATTGTAAATAAATTACTCAATATAATTAACCAAAAAGCATATCATAAATAAGATAACCAATTACATATAAAATACTTATACCTAATATGCCCATTAAAAAATAAAAAGTTATATCCTGAAATTTCTTTTTATCTTGAATTTTATCCATAGTAACCCTTTTTAAAAAATTTTTAAAAAAGCACTGCAATACATAGCATTTTATATAAAAAAAAACAAATTAATATT
This is a stretch of genomic DNA from Rosettibacter firmus. It encodes these proteins:
- a CDS encoding SDR family oxidoreductase yields the protein MEQKTILITGSTDGIGKQVAIELARLGHRIILHGRNISKVNQTAKEINELTNNSKLEEYVADFTSFKEVKEMALKLKNKFDCIDVLINNAGVYMNKKIITEDGYETTFQVNHLSHFLLTNLLIDLIKFSSQGRIINVSSIAHQSADFDLENLNGEKYFSPYNAYAVSKFANILFTKKLAEYLNETKITVNALHPGVISTKLLRAGFNISGASVKKGAETPVYLAISPEVENISGEYFIDKRIEKTHPDTYNEFLLTEFWNISAKMVGLDNIT
- a CDS encoding KUP/HAK/KT family potassium transporter — translated: MGLVFGDIGTSPIYTLTVIFIITPPTFQNVLGILSLVFWTLIILVTIEYTFLAMSLSSKGEGGIIVLKEILRSSIKRGRSIVFITFLGYVGVSLLMGDGVITPAISILSAVEGLELIPGIGHIEQSTIVLITIIITLFLFSVQSRGTDKVAASFGPIMLLWFLSLFLSGAISLFKNPQVLTAISPYYAIEFMTHNGITGFFVLSEVILCATGGEAIYADMGHLGREPIRRAWYIVFFALVINYFGQGAFLLEHVGKYNNFNILFTMIKSQAQFLYIPFLILTLMATIIASQAMISAMFSLVYQGIRTYIFPLMRVKYTSTHLKSQIYIAAVNWILLVAVILMILIFRKSQNLAAAYGFAVTMTMAISTFFMIWIFYRFKIKWKVAIALFVFTVNLIFLVAVIFKIPHGGYWSIIIALIPLLTIRIWTGGNRAVHKAFRALPIDTFITSFDQLYATGNVLPGTALFFTKDLDTIPPYMVHCTISSNIIYEHNILISIATMDKPFGMQKLFEPEITEGLSGLEVQIGYQEKVDVMKVLKELQIEPKVMFYGVDDVHTKKATLKIFSLIKRITPNFVQFLDLPYQKLHGVITRIEI
- a CDS encoding sigma factor-like helix-turn-helix DNA-binding protein — translated: MKLFSENTNYVNYLIELSQAGRKSAFFDLCEINLKNVFTVIYYLTLDYELSKKIAVKTFLQAWENIKYYDYKISFALWIKDIAIKFAIQHVNRLVIPNKEIELTDDKLKNLELLIMNLDYERRIIFILHDLEGYTYEEIANYLETDTIDDIKAKLIETRNYIISKICK